The stretch of DNA GTTgaatcaggtatagcaagattATTACATGCCccgatttgatcaaaatttgagatgctctgatcgcctcatgccccaatttgatccaaaatttgagtcgcccttttttgggttttcaactcaagcccctctggtctcaaggcgccctttgtgggttttcaccttggcctctccttttttcactcattttcttttcttctttttcattaattctctcttttttttaagtgaagtatttgttccttgaatcaaaattctcaagatTAGGCAAGTTCTTGCCATCTATCTTGGTCAATACCTACACTCTCCCAGATaaagccttccacataaggtccttctggcttgacatccactttcttctgaagtcccctttgtatgggaaggatcttctttgatatcgggtcccccttgtggaattctctggagcaaaccttgttttggtgaactcataccatttgcttttggtacatttgaccatgatagatattttgaacattcctctccaaccaggattggatccaaaaactcaaagagaaggaAATCTCGACCTCAATAGGTGAAACTGAAATAAGCCCAAAAAGAGGGCGTTGCCctgagagagttttttttttggcgatatggtgttaatcttgaacagactgcaaacttcttatattttgctcttgttcaaatttagtgcattgtcaaATATGATTCTTTTCGACTTTTCAAGCTGAcgtgatttttcaaaaaaaattgctgtcgacttcgtgacattggcatatgaaacaGCTTCTTCCCGTGAAGATAAACTGATGACTGCCAGACCTttttttggcgagatcgacctaACAACCTTCATGCCCCATATGGACTCCATTGATTTTTCGTAAGGTGGAATCTGTTTTCACCTTGTTCTACCCTCCTCAATAAGTACGGAGATAGgccacaatctatgtcatcttcgaagtcatgagattcctctaaacacatgtctcactcaaaaggagattctgagtctgtagcagtgtcattcatgtcgttaATATTCAGGGACCTGTTGTTggtgcaaaagaatatacaaagaatgtatgaatttaagaataattatttgtacagtataattatgaatgaatgaatgattttaaaaataattattcacaaagaatgaaagaatattagctcaaaaatgatcgcaaagatgcatttcattaaaataacgacgttcagacatgagcctatttcacaaaaaaaattcatattgcttcaggctaaaagcaacaagtttgttctgaatattactctaagtaggctctaaatactacagagaCTTCTTTTACAGTCTGATTTATTTAGAACACTTCCAAGTTTATGAGGGCAGACATCTAACAAAGTTCCCTCTTCAGTTGTGTCTTCAtgcatgtcattgatgtgaacacttcccaataTCTCTTCATACATCGTATTCACCTTATTGTCAATCATGGttgggtagcagattttctgcagtagatgagtcacccaacttgacaatacccatgttgatgagtttttcaactagtttcttgaaggtgatgcaattctctattgagtgccccgtaattcctgcGTGGTAGTCACAGTGTGTGTTCGCATTATACCACTTTGGATATGGAGGTTGTGGGGGTTTTGAGTAGGAAGGggaaacaacatgcgcatcgaataAATTTTGATACAACTCTTCATATGACATTGGAATTGTTGTGAACTGGAGgttctcagtacctggtttcactccaggttcttgtctcaatgagccttgttggttagcgaccatttttcttggctgattcaccgtaattggttttgaataacccttgctatatgtactcgtgttgttcacctcattgtctTTGTGCTTTGGGGTTGATCTCTTGATGCCTTCTTccgcatctatcttcccacttcttattgcattttcaatcatttcaccagacatcactacatctgagaagctcatggtagcacttcctaacatgtggttaatgaacggtgctttcagagtgttgatgaaaagcatcgtggtttctttctctaaaagaggtggctggacctgtgtcgcgacctctctccatctttgggcatattgcctaaagctctcactatgcttcttttccatgttctgcaatgtgattctatcgggtgtcatatctgtcacatggttgtactgctTTATGAAAGCCTGTGCTAAGTCCTTCCATGAATGGATGTTGACGCGACTTAACTGGTTGTACCACTTAGCTGCAGACCCGATcagactgtcctggaagcagtggatcaacagttgatcattgttgatgtatcctgtcattcttcgatagaacatagttatatgagcttcaggacaactagtcccgttgtacttttcaaactccggcattttgaatttgggagggagtactagatcaggtaccaaactcaagtccttggcgtcgactccacaatggtagtcggtgttctccatggctctaaatttctcctctagccatctacatcggtcctcaagTTGTTTTGACAAGTCCGTTTTCCCTTTCTCCATCTCTGCCATGTTATCGAGATTAGGAAACACGGGGTTGGTAGGATTAtcaccgggattagaacccgagcctatTGGAAAGTTCATCGATGCCGGGGCACCGACCTGGTATTGGGATCTAATGGTAACAGGTGCCCTCtgcgggtacacctctggttgcgcttggatgttagttggggtgaaacctggaggataggcAGGGTCATCGTGATCATCCCCAGCATAAACTAAAGGGCCTTTTTCCTTTATCATTCCttccagccaataactgctttaattggttcatcacagtgttctgggattctaacatgtcttgctggattttttccagtcgttcgtgcatctgatcttgcatctctcgttgcaactgttccaatctttccaacctttgatccattgctttcgtttggcgacgagtaccgtagtgatatttgattagatttttgttggtttccagggtaactgaaataattttacctagttagggtcacttcgtgaaagtctaatgcatatgatgcaatgtaatgcaaatgcatgaaatgaatgccaaaagaaacgttgattcttggttcaattctattagaacaactggaatagaaaacaaatccatttacataaagcagatatatatacggctttgccgtCATAGGCGgggacattcgatcctcttcttcattcgagcgttaagataaatctcccgaactcttcaaaagggacatcccttctatctcttttttcttcatcTGGGCCGCGACTCGTTACTCACTCATCcttgtgatgctcgttggcttctctttaaaaagtttagcggttctcgaataatctttgtcatcttgagtcttcaggcaacgaggcaaagtcgtatagtcctctactgaactatcatccttcttttgttatatcttctcggaccgtattaggacaaccgtatcgtcatccactttatcaagaaacccattttcttatgacaagctctctatttagcaattgaacgtgaatcaacacctctttttatgatgaaaatgcaatgcaatcatgacaaaaagaaaacatgttagtacaaagcaaaagcaagcaagaataaatagaacacctatttgggtgaatactaggggttcgaagtggttctacctagggtgagctcctaaggttcactacatgaggtttggttctaaagtaagggtacctgaaccagcagattcctcgatcctcacccattgtAGGCTCAtgcggaccgagttcggttcagggggatacatttctctatggccatgcggagatgaaaatctcacgaagacataggtacggatgtatcccggaagcgattcactatcccatgcggaggtgaaaacctcacgaaggcgtagtttctcactcccacttaaaagggtatgaccagcggtcatgcaatgcaatgtgccgaggtataaaataaaatacagaacacgataaaaaaaatataattcaaaacaaaagagatgcaatgagaggatcgtaaatttaaatcgaattttccactttcaacaaaaagacaagaaataatcaacacgtggcttgactctcttattgtccccagtggagtcgccaagctgttgacaccatttttttgaatgaaaacggggtcgacttggatttaaaaaatgaaaacgggagtcgccaccaatcttttttgatgaggtgtgatcgggtcacctcgtaaaacggttgtttttaataaacgatttagattttattaaaacaacgatttttgtctacgaaattcagaaaaatgggttcgggagtcggttacgcacgaggaaggattagcaccctcgatgcgcccaaaattggtacctagttgattaattagtgtcttagtgtcgaaaattgaaaatttgaagagttttaaaaatacgatccttaaaagaaaatctgatatcgtgaattgaaacataagattctcttgttccgaaggaatatcacatccagcacgttaggacacgatactctaaaccatcgaaaccaagatctccttatagtttaatgaaaccataccttgaagctttaagaggatatttggctatttagtcaaacgagaaatcgaaacccagcacgttagggcacgttttctcgagttttcaaacgcgaaatattgccttaattTAAAACTTTACACTTTTTGAATGATTGCAAGTACAATACTCGAACGagatgcatttgttttatttaggacAAACTACAATGATTTATTATTGGAGTGTACAAAATCGAGCGTAGCTTTGAagtgatgaaatgaaattgaatgataacGGAACATGACATAACaatttatgaatgaaatgatacaTCAATGCATGACAAATATACACGGATACAAATAAGCAAATTATAGTACGCACAACGACAATGAACACACAATATATCTAATTTAAATACCAACATTACTAATCAAAGGAAAATacaacaaaatataatatatatatataaatataaatatatatacaacaatCTAAAGTAAATAGTAATCCAAGATGAGTGATTTATAAGAACGATATATAATAAAAGGTTCGAATAAACAATATAcaagaaaacttaaaataaatgaatataaaaaaatttaaaataaataatattatatatataagaaaaaaagtataaacaactttaaagaaaatatacatgcatacgaaaatttaaaagaaaagaaaagaaaaatatataatagtttacaataaataataaataaaaacttaaacaaaCAAAGATAAaagagtttttgttttttttttaaataataataataaacaaataaattgaatggacccaggaccaaattgaaattaaaacgaaattaaatgacataatttaaaaataaaaaaaaggacagTCGGGGCCCGATCTAAACGCGCGCAGAGATACAGGGTCAAAAGGGAAATATTCCCATCCCAtctaaaacggcaccgtttcaggGTACATCTGTGCATGGTCTATGGACCAAATTGAAGCAGAAGCAATGTTTGCAGTCCAAATCAGAATATAGCAAAAGACCGTATTGAGGTAAACCGCCAAGGGCAAGGGACCTATTgcgcaaattacccattagggcaaagAGGCGCAGGTCGCCcccttaaacggcgtcgttttcgtCTTGCCATTTAAACCCCAAAAAATCTGTCACACACAGCCCATTTTTTTAACCTAAAAACTAAACCCTCATTCTCTCAACTCCCTTCCCCATGTCCGGCTACTTGAGCCGCCGTCCGTGCAGTCATGGCCGACAGTCGGCGTCGCATGAGGTCGTCTCCGATCGGCGCGTTAAAGCGCGTTCAGAGACCATAACCATGGAAAGGGAAACAAGGAGAGAAGAAGAAGACTTTGGGCCCCTCCCTAAACCCGCAACCGACGACGACGGAGGACCGATAAAGACGGTGGTTTTCAGGGCCGATCCAAGTGTatttctttccccttttctttttattcgttttttttaaataataataataaatatagataaaagaaatagagagatcaaaataaaaaagaaataaccttgaattttttttgtttttattttctcctGTTCGTAAAATCGGGAAGAAGACCTTTACAAGGAAGAGATTTTCGGCCTTTATAGCCGATCTACAccacttttaatttctatttctttGTCTTTTTGCTATTTGTTTCTTCTGTTGTTGCGTGCCTTTTGTTGGCTTTGCAGGGTATGGCCGGTATGGGCATCATGGTGGCAGATGCTTGGGCGGTGGCAGccggtgtcagacgcgtgggggtaAGGGGCCGCTATAGTGGAGCAGGGTATGGGCAACGGCGCcagaaaccttagggtttctgGCTTTCCAAAAAATTTGGAGACTTGGGCTTATCGGGCTTCACTATTTCGGGCTGGTGTTGGTTTTGGGTATTgggctaggcccaaaattggcctgtacagtaATCAAGTAAACCCTTCAATAGTGATGATTTAAAGATTCAAACTCAGTCTAAATAACGGGGAAGAAGTCGGTTACCTCTTTTTCTAACTACTTGATAACCCTGTCCTAAACTCTAACAAATGCTTAAACTCTCATCATCCAACAAGTGCCACCAAATTTCAAGTTGAAAACAAACACTACCTTGTTTTGTAGATCAACAAacttattaattgaattaatgtcTAAGGCCTCAATTACATAATTAGAATGCTTTCCAGTCATTACACCGTATAAAATTACTTAATGATGCATCAGCAAGTAGCACATGAACCCTGACTACTATTCTGTATCAGCTACTTTTAACAGAAGAATAACTCCAATTATAGCCATAAaacaagcaatttaatacatatCTCATCTACATATATAAGAATCTATATGTATGAATGACATGGTACACACTTTCAGCTTCTAATGATTTTTGACACGTCCATCTCACAAGTAGCAACTCACTAAATAATTAAGCAATACTACATATTGCCATATACCATGAtaagagaagaagaaaaggaagctATGCAATCATGGTGACTGATTACCCTTCCGGCCTCCTCCTGGTGGCTTCTGGCCTGCCCCACTCAATTCTTATGAAGTAGATTACAGAAAACTTTAGGCTTCCTATAGTGTGAGATGCACAAGGCCTGAAACCAAAAATGTGTTCTACATATCAGCAAGCAAAGGGTATAATCAATTCAATAATGCCTTGTGTATGAAGAAAACTCAAATTATTCCAATTTATGAAAAATACCCAAAACAGGAACCAGAAATCCAATTATATACCATTTatcattttcttattttgaaaaagaaagcaaCTACATTCAGAGAAGCATGTAGCTTACCTGCATTGCAAATGCTATGTGCATTAATGTGGGTTCTGACCATGGCTTCCCTATAAATTGAAGACCAATTGGCAAACCTTCTTTATCATAGCCAACCTATTAAGGAGACATAGAGAACTGATATTAGTATAAATGTTGTCCCACTATATAAAACCTTAACCAAAGAGAACGGAGTAGTAATAAGTTAGTACAGGAACGGTCACAGCAGGTAGTCCTAAAAAGTTTCCTGATATCTGATATCGAACAAGGGCAGCTGAAAAGACGATGAAATGGTTAACTTCCATTTAAACCTAAAATGCATAATGGCAAAATCTGTCGAAACTCGTACCTCCATTTATGTAATCGAGCTCACCGGTTTTTAGAGCATCATCAAATATTGAGTATGCAGTCACACTGTTTTGAGAATAATAAATAGTCAAAAATAAAACTCTCTTAGACATTGTAAGATGTTGCAGTTTACAAAGAATCTACCCTGTTGTTGGAGCAACTATGACATCTGCCTTGGCAAATATGTTCTTATGAATCTGCATCTGGCGGTTCCTGCATATAAAGCCCATATTTATAAGTGCCAGctataagaaattaaataacaagtgaattttggaaaaaaacttGCCTCATTTTCTGAGCTTTTATGTACTCTTTGCTGTTGAAAGCACCGTATACCCTAAGTGCTACTCTTGCATCCCATCCTAGTTCTGCAAAATCCCTATTTCAACAAGTTTTATACTGTCAACTTTTGAACTTCTAATATCCCAAACATGAACATAAGGGGATCAATTAGGGTTGAAGTTTGGAACATAACATACAGCTTTTCAAGAGCAGAACTCAGTGAAGTTGTGCATTCGGAGCCAATGGTCAGATAATGCGCCAGCCGCATCGACTCTATCTCTGGTATAGTAACCTCTACAGTCTTGTGAATAATAAACATTTGCAGATTAGTGATCAGTCAtctttttttattagttaaaggaaACTTCCATTGCTAATACCTTCCATTTGTAATGCTCACAAAGCAAGTGCAAAGCATTGGAACAGCATATTCTGATTTCGTCACTGCAATCGTTGAACCACTAATTGAGGCAATTAGTGGTTCAAAAATAGAATGACAGGTATTAGAAACCTTAACTTTTAAGCTATAATCAATGATGAAACTGGACTTAAactaatttatcatataataaCATCACTAACCTCTCCATATCTTGCAAACTTGATTTCTGATATTGGATTTGTTGAGTTCAGCAGGGGAAAAAGTAACTTGGGCTGGTAAAGGGAATACTTAGCAAGGCAATTAATAGGAATCAAGCTAACAAAGGCTAGTGATACTTTACTACAGCTTCAAGTACTTGGAAATTCTAGTAATATTTTAGAGATGGGCACTTACAGGTAAAATTGTTGGCTCATGTGATGGAAGTTGGCCACTAATGGCAGCATAGCTGAAAACAGAAAACTAATGTAAGTCATATCTAGAACTTATAAAGTAATATATAGAAGTGAAGGAAATGCATTGATACAAGAAAGGGAGAGATTAATTACACAATCAATGCATCCTCTAAGGTGCCTGCTAGTATTCCAACCATTCCTACCGTCCAGTTCAGAGGAAGAACACTGAAAACAACATGAATTTTCTGATATATAGTCTAAAGCTTACATGGAACACATAGAATTATTTTCCTAAAATAAATTCTCACCCTGTATGAGGTATGCGCCCAAAAGTCGGTTTGAATCCTATAACACCACAAAGGGATGCAGGCATCCGCACAGATCCTACAAGGAAACCACAGAATATGAAGCACAATGGTCCTCTAAACTTATTCACATGATATAATGCTGTACTTAATTATTATGATAAGATTTTGTGGGTTTTTTTCAGTAAAAGATGAGGAGGTTACCTCCTCCATCCACACCAAGAGCAGCAGGGCATAATCCTGCAGATACTACTGCAGCAGATCCACTGGAAGAACCACCAGCGATTTTGTTGGGATGATACGGATTTCTGGTAGTCCTGCAGCCtcaaaaaatgaaaacatatcactatattttaaacatgaaattttttgTATTAGAAAAGGAGAACACACAAGAAAGTTCTCACCCATAGTGAGGATTTATCCCACTTGTTCCTGCTCCAAGCTCATGCATGTTAGTCTTTCCAACAATAATAGCACCACAGGATCTGAGCCGCATAACACAGCATGCGTCACCCGTGCAAGGTCTAACCTTGTGCAGCCACTTTGTACCTCCTAAAAGAACCAAGACTCAAATAGGAAGAAACTAAGAATACCATTATGAAAAAAAAGCCTATGCAAGTAAAGAACATGACAAGTGGAGAAATTATGAGACCTGTTGTTGGATATGGAGAACAATCTATTTCATCCTTGATAGCTATTGGGACTCCGTCTAGAGCTGATATCGGATCCCCTGAAGAAAAGGACAATGAGATCCATATGAACTTCTAGATGGTATAGACTAAACATTATACATGAAAATGAATGTTCACTATTGCCAAGTTTTGGAACCAAACAGTTAACTTGTTTTATGTCCTTATGTTTCAGGAGAATAGAAGAAATAATGTCAAAACAGAAAAGCACATTAGGATATGTAATAGTGATTTAGTTACACTAAACAGTTACCTCTTTCGTACCGAAGAGTTGATTCTGTAGCTTGTTTTAGGATATCTTCAGCATCATAGTTAATGAAGAAGGACATTGGCAAAGCAGCACGGGAAGATTCATGCACAGCATTTATAAATTGCTCCGCAACCTGTACAATCAAAAATCGATTTTCATGAACATGATAAACTAAAAGTTAACTGTACCAAATATCTAGAAAGCCTCAAATTCTTTCAGGTGGAAATGTAATCATTCATGTAAATGGGAAATCAACTATATGTCATAAACTAAATAGCCAAGAATGATACCTTCCGGGGAGTTATTTCTCCAGAACTATAGGCCCTTGAATAATCCGCTATTGTCCAGCGTCGGAAGCTGCTGGAATTTGAATCATCTACTGACTTCTCTAAGGTCAAAGGAAGACAATTCATTGCCCGTTGAACTCGTTCTGCTGGCGATGCATCAGAGCCAATTTGTTCAACTTCTTGTTCATTAAGGTCTGTATTGATCAATGCTTAATGAGTTCTAAAATGCCTCCAATATACAGTAATCTACGCATATGAATCAAAGGTAAAAGAGTATGTAGCACATACATACCAACAAATGGATGCAAAGGAACAAACATAGGTGCCTCCTCCAGCGTTGCATTCGAAACAAGCTGCTCGACGAAAAATTGTTATAACAAAAGTTATATGAAAATCTGTAATCTTATATCTAATATAGTATATAGGTGAAAAGAAGTTCCCTGCAGAAAGTTTTTTATAAAGTTACCTCCCTTTGCCTCATAAACTTAGCCAAATTTGTGGCTAACAGGAGTAAAGAGAGG from Gossypium hirsutum isolate 1008001.06 chromosome D04, Gossypium_hirsutum_v2.1, whole genome shotgun sequence encodes:
- the LOC107935779 gene encoding fatty acid amide hydrolase isoform X3, which encodes MQRWRRHLCLFLCIHLLVYLNEQEVEQIGSDASPAERVQRAMNCLPLTLEKSVDDSNSSSFRRWTIADYSRAYSSGEITPRKVAEQFINAVHESSRAALPMSFFINYDAEDILKQATESTLRYERGDPISALDGVPIAIKDEIDCSPYPTTGGTKWLHKVRPCTGDACCVMRLRSCGAIIVGKTNMHELGAGTSGINPHYGTTRNPYHPNKIAGGSSSGSAAVVSAGLCPAALGVDGGGSVRMPASLCGVIGFKPTFGRIPHTGVLPLNWTVGMVGILAGTLEDALIVYAAISGQLPSHEPTILPPKLLFPLLNSTNPISEIKFARYGEWFNDCSDEIRICCSNALHLLCEHYKWKTVEVTIPEIESMRLAHYLTIGSECTTSLSSALEKLDFAELGWDARVALRVYGAFNSKEYIKAQKMRNRQMQIHKNIFAKADVIVAPTTGVTAYSIFDDALKTGELDYINGAALVRYQISGNFLGLPAVTVPVGYDKEGLPIGLQFIGKPWSEPTLMHIAFAMQALCISHYRKPKVFCNLLHKN
- the LOC107935779 gene encoding fatty acid amide hydrolase isoform X1, producing the protein MTVFILYNQCYLHKLIIKYIYWLNTVVFLFNPLPCCILALTITTHHSRKFFSGKMGLFKAAGVVYKPVEEIDLGPDSNEFYLKANVKAPRMAGFLVKIFAWFLESRIIGTLLLYILKRNNLIHKLVSNATLEEAPMFVPLHPFVDLNEQEVEQIGSDASPAERVQRAMNCLPLTLEKSVDDSNSSSFRRWTIADYSRAYSSGEITPRKVAEQFINAVHESSRAALPMSFFINYDAEDILKQATESTLRYERGDPISALDGVPIAIKDEIDCSPYPTTGGTKWLHKVRPCTGDACCVMRLRSCGAIIVGKTNMHELGAGTSGINPHYGTTRNPYHPNKIAGGSSSGSAAVVSAGLCPAALGVDGGGSVRMPASLCGVIGFKPTFGRIPHTGVLPLNWTVGMVGILAGTLEDALIVYAAISGQLPSHEPTILPPKLLFPLLNSTNPISEIKFARYGEWFNDCSDEIRICCSNALHLLCEHYKWKTVEVTIPEIESMRLAHYLTIGSECTTSLSSALEKLDFAELGWDARVALRVYGAFNSKEYIKAQKMRNRQMQIHKNIFAKADVIVAPTTGVTAYSIFDDALKTGELDYINGAALVRYQISGNFLGLPAVTVPVGYDKEGLPIGLQFIGKPWSEPTLMHIAFAMQALCISHYRKPKVFCNLLHKN
- the LOC107935779 gene encoding fatty acid amide hydrolase isoform X2; translated protein: MRQRELVSNATLEEAPMFVPLHPFVDLNEQEVEQIGSDASPAERVQRAMNCLPLTLEKSVDDSNSSSFRRWTIADYSRAYSSGEITPRKVAEQFINAVHESSRAALPMSFFINYDAEDILKQATESTLRYERGDPISALDGVPIAIKDEIDCSPYPTTGGTKWLHKVRPCTGDACCVMRLRSCGAIIVGKTNMHELGAGTSGINPHYGTTRNPYHPNKIAGGSSSGSAAVVSAGLCPAALGVDGGGSVRMPASLCGVIGFKPTFGRIPHTGVLPLNWTVGMVGILAGTLEDALIVYAAISGQLPSHEPTILPPKLLFPLLNSTNPISEIKFARYGEWFNDCSDEIRICCSNALHLLCEHYKWKTVEVTIPEIESMRLAHYLTIGSECTTSLSSALEKLDFAELGWDARVALRVYGAFNSKEYIKAQKMRNRQMQIHKNIFAKADVIVAPTTGVTAYSIFDDALKTGELDYINGAALVRYQISGNFLGLPAVTVPVGYDKEGLPIGLQFIGKPWSEPTLMHIAFAMQALCISHYRKPKVFCNLLHKN